A stretch of Paraburkholderia phenazinium DNA encodes these proteins:
- a CDS encoding amino acid ABC transporter permease yields the protein MVEFTLWDIARNLLLAARWTVLLSLIAFVCGGLVGFALLAMRVSPLPWLRRAVSVYVELFQGTPLLMQLFLAFFGLPLLGVDVSPWTAAIVTLTLYTSAYLVDIWRGCVEAVPRGQWAAGASLGMTFGQQLRYIVWPQAKKIAVAPTVGFLVQVVKSTALTSIIGFTELTKTGTMITNAAFRPFPIYGMVALIYFAMCFPLTWYARALEKRQKIGQHR from the coding sequence ATGGTGGAATTTACGCTGTGGGATATCGCCCGCAATCTGCTGCTCGCCGCGCGCTGGACGGTGCTGTTGTCGCTGATTGCGTTTGTCTGCGGAGGTCTGGTGGGATTCGCGCTGCTCGCGATGCGCGTGTCGCCGCTGCCATGGTTGCGGCGGGCGGTGTCAGTGTACGTCGAGTTGTTCCAGGGTACGCCGTTGCTGATGCAGCTGTTCCTTGCCTTCTTCGGGTTGCCGCTGCTAGGTGTGGATGTGTCTCCGTGGACAGCTGCCATCGTTACGCTGACGCTTTATACCAGCGCCTATCTGGTGGACATCTGGCGCGGCTGTGTCGAAGCGGTGCCGCGTGGCCAGTGGGCTGCCGGCGCGAGTCTCGGCATGACGTTCGGCCAGCAGTTGCGCTACATCGTATGGCCGCAGGCTAAAAAGATCGCGGTGGCGCCGACGGTCGGCTTTCTGGTGCAGGTGGTGAAAAGCACTGCGCTGACCTCGATCATCGGCTTTACCGAGTTGACGAAGACCGGCACGATGATTACCAACGCAGCGTTCCGGCCGTTTCCGATCTACGGCATGGTGGCGTTGATCTACTTCGCGATGTGTTTCCCGCTCACCTGGTATGCACGTGCGCTGGAGAAGCGGCAGAAGATCGGCCAGCACCGGTAA
- a CDS encoding ABC transporter permease: MTAMPARSSQRASGTSEVPGIADAPGTSGADGAPDEPACAAAPGATWAKARPWLLLAPILLFLAVLAAAALVVLQMSFGTQGSEWRGFTLQNYEDLADSYFMRSLWITLKLAFQSMICAVLLAIPVALAMARTGSRLARRLLLAGVLLPLLVNLLLQGYGWLVILGPAGLLNHALLASGLIERPVLWLYREHGVLLGLIQTAFPLAVLPLSSAMRAVSRSYEEAAATLGATRWQTLRHVMLPLAMPGLVSGALLVFAYNASAFAVPLLLGGRRVPMLAVLVHDQVAPLLNWPAASASGVVLMVATLTVMAISQSLVRRTQRLAPEEPSA, from the coding sequence GGGAACCTCGGGTGCCGACGGCGCGCCGGACGAACCGGCTTGCGCCGCCGCGCCCGGCGCCACATGGGCGAAGGCCCGGCCGTGGCTGCTGCTGGCGCCGATCCTGTTGTTTCTTGCCGTGCTGGCAGCGGCGGCGCTCGTCGTGCTGCAGATGAGTTTTGGCACCCAGGGCAGCGAGTGGCGTGGCTTCACGCTACAGAATTATGAGGACCTGGCCGATAGCTACTTCATGAGGTCCCTCTGGATCACCTTGAAGCTGGCGTTTCAAAGCATGATCTGCGCGGTGCTGCTGGCGATCCCGGTTGCGCTCGCGATGGCGCGTACCGGGTCGCGGCTTGCGCGGCGGCTGCTGCTGGCGGGTGTGCTGCTGCCGCTGCTCGTCAATCTGTTGTTGCAGGGCTATGGCTGGCTGGTGATTCTTGGGCCGGCCGGATTGCTCAATCACGCGCTGCTCGCAAGCGGGTTGATCGAGCGTCCGGTGTTATGGTTGTATCGCGAGCATGGCGTGCTGCTCGGGCTGATCCAGACGGCGTTTCCGCTCGCCGTGCTGCCGCTGTCGAGCGCCATGCGCGCCGTGTCGCGCTCTTATGAAGAGGCGGCCGCCACGCTGGGTGCAACCCGCTGGCAGACTCTGCGTCATGTGATGCTGCCGCTGGCGATGCCCGGTCTCGTCTCCGGCGCGTTGCTGGTGTTCGCCTATAACGCCAGCGCGTTCGCCGTGCCGTTGCTGCTCGGCGGGCGCCGCGTGCCGATGCTTGCCGTGCTGGTACATGACCAGGTCGCACCGCTGCTGAACTGGCCGGCCGCGTCGGCCTCCGGTGTGGTGCTGATGGTCGCCACGTTGACCGTGATGGCGATCTCGCAAAGTCTCGTACGACGCACCCAACGTCTCGCTCCCGAGGAGCCGTCTGCATGA
- a CDS encoding ABC transporter ATP-binding protein: protein MTHLTLQAVTKRFNSAYAVDHVDLSVPDGKLICFLGPSGCGKTTLLRMIAGLETPSSGIVNFAGRDITHVPANQRDFGMVFQSLALFPHMTVAQNIAYPLRLRKTAKVTQSQRVTALLELIQLPHMANRPVTQLSGGQRQRVAIARAIASSPKLLLLDEPLSALDAKLREAMQVEIRLLQQRLGITTIMVTHDQREAMTMADEIVVMEKGRIAQVGKPLDIYRDPVSEFVADFIGLGNILPVTYDGAGGVSLPGGQQIVVTPPARAPASASEIRLLIRPEDVCVRIGSGAAGQNQNRLNGTVSFIRDVGASLEATIECAGFTLTAATTPRETPGLTLGMPVLAELPPHACKLIAARAAH from the coding sequence ATGACTCATCTGACGTTGCAGGCCGTGACCAAGCGCTTTAATTCAGCGTACGCCGTCGACCACGTCGATCTGAGCGTGCCGGACGGCAAGCTGATCTGCTTCCTCGGGCCGTCCGGTTGCGGCAAGACCACCTTGTTGCGCATGATCGCCGGACTGGAGACGCCCAGCTCAGGGATTGTGAACTTCGCCGGCCGCGACATTACGCACGTACCGGCGAATCAGCGCGACTTCGGCATGGTGTTTCAGTCGCTCGCGCTGTTTCCGCATATGACGGTGGCGCAGAACATCGCCTATCCGCTGCGCCTGCGCAAGACCGCCAAGGTTACGCAAAGCCAGCGCGTCACGGCGCTGCTCGAACTGATCCAGTTGCCGCATATGGCGAACCGTCCGGTGACGCAACTCTCCGGTGGGCAACGGCAACGCGTGGCGATTGCCCGCGCGATCGCTTCGTCGCCAAAACTGCTGTTGCTCGACGAACCGCTCTCAGCGCTCGACGCCAAACTGCGCGAAGCCATGCAGGTGGAAATTCGCCTGTTGCAACAGCGCCTCGGTATCACGACGATCATGGTCACGCACGACCAGCGTGAAGCAATGACCATGGCCGACGAAATCGTCGTCATGGAGAAAGGCCGGATTGCGCAGGTCGGCAAGCCGCTCGACATCTATCGCGATCCGGTCAGCGAGTTCGTGGCCGACTTTATCGGTCTCGGCAACATCCTGCCGGTGACTTACGACGGCGCTGGCGGCGTAAGCCTGCCAGGCGGCCAGCAGATCGTCGTGACGCCGCCGGCGCGCGCGCCGGCATCGGCTTCGGAGATTCGCCTGCTGATCCGCCCTGAGGATGTCTGCGTCAGGATTGGCTCAGGCGCCGCCGGCCAAAACCAGAACCGCCTGAATGGCACGGTCAGCTTTATTCGTGACGTGGGCGCCTCGCTCGAAGCCACGATTGAGTGCGCCGGGTTCACTCTCACCGCCGCGACAACCCCGCGTGAAACGCCCGGTCTCACGCTCGGCATGCCGGTGCTGGCGGAGCTGCCGCCTCACGCCTGCAAGCTGATCGCGGCCCGCGCCGCGCATTGA
- a CDS encoding ABC transporter permease: MNTPALHSRLRPWAAMPGRLGKPAALLAAIVLFLAALPILTMITMSFSASDTLEFPPSGYSLQWYRAAWHSFVAPDASDVLSMGRALTTSLIVAVSTMIIATLVSVPAAYALSRYRFRGKPAVEQLVALPLVYPLVMLGLSLLLVFNALPVELGVFRLIIAHVILALPFTVKNCAASVAAIGPEFEEAACVMGASPARALIDVVLPLMRPGILAGMLFAFIISFNEFTVTFFLYGIDTMTLPVWLYSRTVSSLDPTVFSFAVFIVAIDFALIWLLETLIGDEGVAL; the protein is encoded by the coding sequence ATGAACACGCCTGCCCTTCACAGCCGGCTGCGCCCGTGGGCCGCCATGCCCGGCCGGCTCGGCAAACCAGCGGCACTGCTCGCCGCTATCGTCCTGTTTCTTGCCGCGCTGCCGATCCTGACGATGATCACCATGTCGTTCAGTGCCTCGGACACGCTCGAATTCCCGCCGTCCGGCTACAGCCTGCAGTGGTATCGCGCGGCGTGGCACAGCTTTGTCGCGCCCGACGCCAGCGACGTGCTGTCGATGGGCCGCGCGCTCACCACCAGCCTGATCGTGGCGGTGTCTACCATGATCATCGCCACGCTGGTCTCCGTACCGGCCGCCTATGCGCTGAGCCGCTACCGGTTTCGCGGCAAACCGGCGGTGGAGCAGTTAGTGGCATTGCCGCTGGTCTATCCGCTCGTGATGCTCGGGCTCTCGCTGCTGCTGGTCTTCAACGCGCTGCCGGTCGAACTCGGCGTGTTCCGTCTGATCATTGCTCATGTGATTCTGGCGCTGCCGTTCACGGTGAAGAACTGCGCAGCGTCGGTCGCCGCGATCGGACCGGAGTTCGAGGAAGCCGCCTGCGTGATGGGTGCGAGCCCAGCTCGCGCGCTCATCGACGTCGTCTTGCCGCTGATGCGCCCCGGCATTCTCGCCGGCATGCTGTTCGCCTTCATCATCTCGTTTAACGAATTCACGGTGACGTTTTTTCTCTACGGTATCGACACCATGACGCTGCCGGTGTGGCTGTACAGCCGGACTGTGTCGTCGCTCGATCCGACGGTGTTTTCGTTCGCGGTCTTCATCGTCGCGATCGATTTCGCGCTGATCTGGCTGCTCGAGACACTGATTGGCGATGAAGGCGTGGCGCTTTGA
- a CDS encoding transporter substrate-binding domain-containing protein — translation MTTLDSLAPRVSRGRPAPRVRYGQLSRHLRNLGHPGNLRRRLATAATTLAFTGLAALSAFVAPAAHADALDSIAKSGVVRIGVFEDYPPFGSIGPDMKPEGYDIDVANLIGKALNAKVELVQVTGDNRMAYLADHKADMLLSVGQTPEREKVIDFSQPYAPYYLAVFGPKALPVKNAGDLAGKTISVARGTLEDLSVTKIAPPSATIKRFDDPNGAISAFLSGQVQLMVVGNDVGATILARHPPNDPEQKFALFSSPDHVGLNKNEPRLKQKIDDTIARARKDGTMNEISQKWLRAPLPADL, via the coding sequence ATGACCACTCTCGACTCACTTGCTCCACGCGTCTCGCGTGGCCGGCCTGCTCCGCGTGTCCGGTATGGACAGCTTTCCCGGCATCTGCGGAATCTGGGGCATCCGGGGAATCTGCGCCGTAGACTGGCGACGGCCGCCACCACGCTCGCATTCACCGGCCTCGCAGCACTGTCCGCGTTCGTTGCACCGGCGGCCCACGCCGACGCGCTCGACTCGATCGCCAAATCCGGCGTGGTGCGGATCGGCGTGTTCGAAGACTACCCGCCGTTCGGCTCGATCGGCCCAGACATGAAGCCTGAGGGTTACGACATCGATGTCGCCAACCTGATCGGCAAGGCGCTCAACGCGAAGGTCGAACTGGTTCAGGTGACGGGCGACAACCGCATGGCCTACCTCGCCGACCACAAGGCCGACATGCTGCTGTCGGTCGGCCAGACGCCGGAACGCGAGAAGGTGATCGACTTCTCACAGCCTTACGCTCCCTACTACCTCGCCGTGTTCGGCCCGAAAGCGCTGCCGGTCAAGAACGCCGGCGATCTCGCCGGCAAGACCATTTCGGTGGCGCGCGGCACGCTGGAAGACCTGAGCGTCACGAAGATCGCGCCGCCCAGCGCGACAATCAAACGTTTCGACGATCCTAACGGTGCAATTTCGGCATTTCTTTCTGGTCAGGTACAGTTGATGGTGGTTGGCAACGACGTCGGGGCGACGATCCTGGCGCGCCATCCGCCCAACGATCCCGAGCAGAAGTTCGCCCTGTTCAGTTCGCCCGATCACGTCGGCCTGAACAAGAACGAGCCGCGCCTGAAGCAGAAAATCGACGACACGATTGCCCGCGCCCGCAAGGACGGCACGATGAACGAGATTTCGCAGAAGTGGCTGCGGGCGCCGCTGCCGGCCGATCTATAA
- a CDS encoding cytochrome c: protein MIKTMKVSGAALGFALCLAFPFALQSTAHAADDALVQRGAYLAKLGDCVACHSAPKGKPFAGGLPMTTPMGKIYTTNITPDPDTGIGRYTEEDFARALREGVAKDGHNLYPAMPYPSYAKINDDDAKALYAFFMKGVTPVQQADRESDIPWPLNMRWPLKFWNMVFLDKTVYQDKPGKDVAWNRGAYIIQGLGHCGSCHTPRGIAFQEKALDESGSAYLTGGTLDGWFAANLTQEHNVGLGRWSEEDIAAFLKTGANAHASAFGSMTSVINNSTQATNDTDIAAMTSYLKSLPAAGGTGAPQYSYDPQATRVSLSRPANDAGARVYTEYCMHCHGVDGRGFAPMLAPLAGNPNVLEHDASSLINVTLNGTGDLVIQGVPAPYPMPKYAPVLNDKQIADVLTFVRAGWNNGAPAVSAEEVAKLRKSTQAAQ from the coding sequence ATGATCAAAACAATGAAGGTTTCCGGCGCGGCGCTGGGTTTCGCACTTTGTCTGGCGTTTCCGTTTGCCCTGCAGTCAACCGCACACGCCGCTGATGATGCGCTGGTGCAGCGCGGCGCCTATCTCGCCAAGCTCGGCGATTGCGTGGCGTGCCACTCGGCGCCCAAAGGCAAGCCGTTCGCGGGCGGCCTGCCGATGACGACGCCGATGGGCAAGATCTACACCACCAACATCACGCCCGATCCCGACACCGGGATTGGCCGTTACACGGAGGAAGACTTTGCCCGCGCGTTGCGCGAGGGCGTGGCGAAGGACGGCCACAATCTCTACCCGGCGATGCCGTATCCGTCGTACGCGAAGATCAACGACGATGACGCGAAGGCACTGTACGCGTTCTTCATGAAAGGTGTGACGCCTGTGCAGCAGGCCGATCGCGAGTCCGATATTCCATGGCCGCTCAACATGCGTTGGCCGTTGAAGTTCTGGAACATGGTGTTTCTGGACAAGACCGTCTATCAGGACAAGCCGGGCAAGGACGTCGCGTGGAACCGTGGCGCCTATATCATCCAGGGCCTCGGTCACTGCGGCTCGTGCCACACGCCGCGCGGTATCGCGTTCCAGGAGAAGGCGCTCGATGAAAGCGGCAGCGCGTATCTGACCGGCGGCACACTCGACGGCTGGTTCGCCGCCAACCTCACTCAGGAGCACAACGTTGGACTCGGGCGCTGGTCGGAGGAAGACATCGCGGCGTTTCTGAAGACTGGGGCGAATGCGCACGCGTCGGCGTTTGGCTCGATGACCAGCGTGATCAACAACAGCACGCAGGCCACCAACGACACGGATATCGCCGCGATGACGAGCTATCTGAAGTCGCTGCCGGCGGCAGGCGGCACGGGCGCGCCGCAGTATTCCTATGATCCGCAGGCGACCAGGGTGTCGCTCTCGCGTCCGGCAAACGATGCCGGCGCGCGTGTCTATACCGAGTACTGCATGCATTGTCACGGCGTGGATGGCCGCGGCTTCGCACCGATGCTGGCGCCGCTGGCGGGCAATCCGAATGTGCTGGAGCACGATGCGTCGTCGCTGATCAACGTCACGTTGAACGGCACCGGCGATCTGGTGATTCAGGGCGTCCCTGCGCCGTATCCGATGCCGAAATACGCGCCGGTGCTGAACGACAAGCAGATCGCCGACGTATTGACGTTCGTTCGGGCTGGCTGGAATAACGGTGCGCCGGCCGTGAGCGCGGAAGAGGTGGCGAAGCTGAGGAAGTCGACACAGGCGGCGCAGTAG
- a CDS encoding amino acid ABC transporter permease, which translates to MSYAFDFSGFGVYVGMLARGAAVTLGLTALSTLLGGLVGIGGASVSVAGPRWARRLVAVYVELIRNTPFIVQLFFIFFGLPSLGIHIDEIQAAILAMTVNLGAYAIEIVRSGIESVSRGQVQAAQALGLHGRQVFRFVVLPQALANVFPSLLSQVLIVMLGSAVVSQISVPDLTYAANFIQSRNFRSFESYVIITVTYLVLSIVLRQVLNWLGRGLFAGRMPHRPDEPRGWRLLLAWRGPRAVPTER; encoded by the coding sequence ATGAGTTATGCGTTCGATTTCAGCGGCTTCGGCGTCTATGTGGGCATGCTTGCCCGCGGCGCTGCCGTCACTTTGGGGCTCACTGCCTTGTCCACGTTGCTGGGTGGTCTCGTGGGGATCGGCGGCGCGAGCGTGAGCGTCGCCGGACCGCGCTGGGCGCGCAGGCTGGTCGCGGTGTATGTCGAACTGATCCGCAACACGCCGTTCATCGTGCAGTTGTTCTTCATATTCTTCGGCCTGCCAAGTCTCGGCATCCATATCGACGAGATCCAGGCCGCCATTCTCGCCATGACGGTCAATCTCGGCGCCTATGCCATCGAGATCGTGCGCTCCGGTATCGAATCGGTGTCGCGCGGCCAGGTGCAGGCGGCCCAGGCGCTCGGCCTGCACGGACGCCAGGTGTTCCGCTTCGTCGTGTTGCCGCAGGCGCTGGCCAACGTGTTCCCATCGCTGCTGAGCCAGGTGCTGATCGTCATGCTCGGCTCCGCGGTCGTGTCGCAGATCTCGGTGCCGGATCTGACTTACGCGGCCAACTTCATCCAGTCGCGCAATTTCCGTTCGTTCGAAAGCTACGTGATCATCACCGTGACGTATCTGGTGCTCTCCATCGTGCTGCGGCAGGTGCTCAACTGGCTCGGCCGCGGCCTCTTTGCCGGCCGCATGCCGCATCGGCCCGACGAGCCGCGCGGCTGGCGTCTGCTGCTTGCGTGGCGTGGTCCGCGCGCTGTCCCGACGGAGCGCTGA